Genomic DNA from Parambassis ranga chromosome 10, fParRan2.1, whole genome shotgun sequence:
CGGCCCCGTCTGAGGAACTACCAGCTCCTGTTGAAAGCGATGATGGAAAACAAGCAGGACTTTCAGCCGAGGCCACAGCAAGCTCAGAGACCATAGAGGCTGATCCAGTCGAGTCTGTTGTACCTGAGACAGCCCCGGTTGAGTCTGTTGTACCTGAGACAGCCCCGGTCGATTCCGTTACAGCGGAGACAGCCCCGGTCGAGTCCGTTATAGCGGAGACAGCCCCAGTTGAGTCCGTTACAGCGGAGACAGCCCCAGTTGAGTCCGTTACAGCGGAGACAGCCCCGGTTGAGTCTGTTGTACCTGAGACAGCCCCGGTCGAGTCCGTTCCGGTGGACGCAGCCCAGGTCGAGTCTGTTGTACCTGAGACAGCCCCTGTCGTGTCTGTTGTACCTGAGACAGCCCCAGTTGAGTCTGTTGTACATGAGACAGCCCCGGTCGAGTCCGTTACAGCGGAGACAGCCCCGGTTGAGTCCGTTACAGCGGAGACAGCCCCGGTCGAGTCAGCCCCGGTCGAGTCCGTTACAGCGGAGACAGCCCAGGTCGAGTCCGTTACAGCGGAGACAGCCCTGGTCGAGTCAGCCCCGGTCGAGTCCGTTACAGCAGAGACAGCCCAGGTCGAGTCTGTTACAGCGGAGACAGCCCCGGTCGAGTCAGCCCCGGTCGAGTCCGTTACAGCGGAGACAGCCCAGGTCGAGTCCGTTACAGCGGCGACAGCCCCGCTCGAGTCTGTTACAGCGGCGACAGCCCCGGTCGAGTCCGTTACAGCGGAGACAGCCCCAGTCGAGTCTGCTCCAGCGGAGACAGCCCCGGTCGAGTCTGCTCCAGCAGACACAGCCCCAGACGATTCTGTTCCAGCCGAGACTGCCACAGTGGACACAGCCCCAGTCGAGTCTGTTTCAGCTGAGTCCATGCCAGTTGAGTCTGATCCAGTTAAGCCTGATCCAGTCGAGCCTGCAGAAGAAGGTGAGTCTGCTCTTTTCTGTACTAAAAGAAGAGCCTGCAGGTACCAAAAATGTTCTGTGTTGAAAAGCAGAAGTACTAATAATACAGCTTGATGTCGCTCACTCCTTGCTGTAACACATGCATTAGTTGCCATTTGCCTatgtaaaatgtattaattttaGAATTTACTTGGAAGCACACATCAGTTTATGTCTGTGATTTTCTTATAGCACCTGTGGGTGAATCAGCTGAATTATCTGACCTGAGGAAGGACCTGGAGGAAACATCactgccaacaacaacaacagcaccacCTCTAGAACATACCGCCACCAAAGGTACTGTGAACACCTGCTGTACATGCACACTACTCCAGTTTGGGAGTTGGCATCTGCTCATCAGAGACAGTGACACTGCTAACAGTGTTAGACATTGGCCTTCTGAGACACGTAGACAATCACATAGACATATTGTTGTTCTTATTTGTACGTAGGTGTTGAAGCAGACTTGCAAAGATAAGATCAGTTTCTAAATAAAGTACAGCACATTCAGTGATGGTAAATGGATGACGTATTTCTGCATTAAGACACTCCGACTGATGAGTGGTTGAGTTATTTTCTGTTTAACTTGAAAAAGAGAGGGGGACGGGGATCTGATAATGTTAGAGTTAACATGTGATAAAGTTTCGCACATAATTATAAGACACTTTACCATCACGGGATGCTGTGTTATTCAGTTGAGTCTCCTGCACCTTGTTGTGCGTTGCTTCTCTGAGTGTCTGCACTTGACAAGTTTGCACCCAAACAAACTCCTCCACATTTAATAGAGGTTCGTTTTGAACAGTTAACAACACCGTATCAGCAGCACCATGCTGGAAGATGTGTTAGATAAGACTTTCACAGCTATGTGTAGCCCACTGTTATTTCCAGCTTATGACATAGTGGATAAAAGTAACAAGCTATATATTATATCAGCAGTGTCTGAGCATCACTTTTACTTTGAGGATCAGAGCTTGTAATTGGAAGTCGCCATAAACTAATTCTCAGCATACAAAGAAGTGAACTTGGCCTAAACTGAATCAGATCAGGTGGGATTAtataacacagagacacatttcCACGTGTTTCTTCTAACACAATATTAATAATCAGATTACTCTCtggttgtttttgtaatttgaTTATGAAGTTATTCAgttgtgttctgtttgtgtatgtttaccAATTACTCATGTGTAATAGAGAATTTGTTGCTGTTCTCTTGCTGCCCTCCAGAGGGCTCTGGTTTCAAGCCAGATGCTTCTCTCATGGACTTTGGCCAGTCCAACCCTGAGGATGAAGACCTGTACAGCACgcgcagctgagagcccagaaGAAGCCCGAATCCTGTACCGCTGCCTCATCCAGACTCACTAACACTATACATCATTGTGCATTGTAAATAGCCTATTTACGAGCAAACCCAATTACAAAGACTTTAATCAACGTTTTCATTCTCATTTTGTCTCGCCCACATCAGTTCCATTTCCACAGGAAACATCCAAGTGCATTTGCATTACTGCAGCAATTCGGGTAATTCTGGTACACATtacatggaaaaaaatacaccCACAACTATTTGCAATGTTTTTAGATCACACATGGCAGATTGTGCaattttctctgtttgtgtcagttAACAATTACTGTGCTGCAGCACTCACAGCCATGAATCCATGgtgcttttatttattgtaattcaGCATACTGCATTTGGAATTTAAAGATAAGAAGCACATGCTGGTAATAATTACAAGATGGACTAGTGCTGTTCCATTGTGTTCGATCAGAAGCGGTCTTCACTTGTTGATTAAGAAACTCCAAATAAATCTATATTTTTCAGGACTTCATGTCGGGTCTCATCAATAcaatgcagcacaaacacaacaaaaataatGAACATATACAAAAACGTTTCACCTCGCTAAGCCCTGTCCCAGTAGAATATCTTTTTAGTGGGAGCTACTGTTCAGACATATTCACAGTTTTGTTCAAAACGTTTCACATTTATGGCTCGCATGTATTATTTATTGATCCCATATCGCCACAGATGGTCAAAACTGGTGTAAACTTAGAAACTCCCAGAAATGATTGAATCGCTCCTCTGTGAGCTGTGTTGAAATTTATAATCCTCTTTGGTGTTATATTGCTCAGTCTGTTGAATTACATTATTATGCCATAAACCTGGATTTCAACCTGAATACTAATAACCACAAAGCATCATTTAGATGTAGTTGTGCTAGCAATATGACTATAAATACACTGTGGGTCTCCTGGCCTCTCTTGTAGCTCCATCAGGTTGTTTATCACATTTGTTGTGACCAAAGAAAAAATAACTTGTCAGGTTTCTTAGTCGAATGATTAGTTGTATTCACACgtcattgttttacatgatgtaGACTAAAATGATCCTCATTTTAAAGTGGTCCCTCACTTTAAAAATGACTTAACATACATGGGAAAGTGTTGCCTTCACTGAAGACGTATGCAGTCTTGCACAGAGGTGGATAAATaggccaaacaaaacaaaacaggaaaaccaTAATCAGATGTGTAACATGGTGAAAAACAACTGTTATAAAGGTTCATATTCATATGTCTGTTAGTAAGGTTTAGCAGTAGTGGtcaaataaacagcagcatgcAGGCAACCATATTAACACTGTAGACATGTTAGAGGCAtggtgttatatatatatatatatatatatataaatatatgttatatatatgtattttagtTAAACCAGTTAGACACTAACTCATAATAAATTCTGGGAAAACTGCTTTCTTGATCGGTAGTGAGTGTAGTAATCCTCACTGTGTTCTTTAGAAACAGATCTGGGATATTAAAAGAAAGAGAACACTGTATGACTGTGTGTACTGTACGCTGATGAATATATGTCAGAAATGATCACGTTGGGACACAGTTTGAGTAACTAATGTACTAATCCCAGGAATTCCCCCTTTTTAAAGCATTTTCGGTGCCACATGTTTTTGCTTATCTCTGTGCGCACACAGTCTGTACTAAAGGTCCAGGGTATCTGTTAACATCTTTATAGCCTCTTTACTGCTCCTCAGAGGAACCAGAGCTGGACCCCGATGGACCTCATAAACTCTGCATGAGTCTGTGCAGAGTCATGACCCCTGGGAaaccatgtgtgcatgttttttgaATAGAGGAAGAAAATGAATTTGAATCAATGCTTTCTCATCCTAGTTCCTGTGAAATAGTAcaatgagaaaaacacacacatatggccACCAGGCTTCCTCGTGCATCAGAGCCATAGTTTGTGCTGCTGGTTTGAGTCAAGAGGGGCAAGGGACTTGTGGGCTGGTGTGACTTTGCAGTTTTTTTAGACACTGCCAAATGTTGATTATCCACAAGCATCCTTCATAATGGCACATGGAACATATTGTCTCAGATCAAAATAGAAATAAGCAGTGAGAGCAGGAATCCTTGGAAACCTGCGAtatctttttttctcacagcTTGTTAGGAGGGACGGACATCTTGCTATAAGCTGTGGGCCAATGTGGAAGgatcctgccccccccccccccaacgcACAAGATGTGCTGCTAATTATAGCATTATCTCACCTCTCTCAAGGGTCCCCTCCACATATGGGGCCCCCTTTACTATCCCACACaagcagcagctttaacttatgTCAAAACTCTTAAAGTCAACTCCGATATCTTTTTTTCCTTGACCAGCAGAGAggaaatggggggggggggggggggcaatccTGACCTCCCGCCTTTCACCCCCCATGAGCCTGATTTTCCACAGGACAGGACTAGAAGGATTCGGTCCCCAAAGGGAGACCCTCACCATCAAATAAACACATAGCACATTTATCAGCAACAAGAGTAAACACAGCAGTTATGGAAGGGTGTTTGTATATTGTATATGTTTACTTATgtacatcttcctcctctgtttgtgcGGGTCACTGTGTGCACACATTACGTGCTGTTTTTCCCATGATAAAATCTGATGCCTGTTTACCAGAAACATGCTGCAACTTGAAAAGTCAACCATCAGttctgcagactgttgatgctTTAGCTGTATAATTACTGCAACAACCAGagttatataataattatattttgTTTAATTAGTGCAAAGGGAAAGGAAAAGTGACCTTTGACAAACTATGGCAGCAAAAATAGTAATACAATAAGTCATGCTTTTaatccagaaaaaaataattaactgaaaaaaataattaggtgtggggggggggggggggggggtgatgtcCAGTAAGGGTTGAGGTTTgatgctctctgctctgttgcTCTGCTTATCTGCTGCCTGTTCAGGCACTGCCTGTAACTAAATCCCTGTGTTTGGATGGTCAGACAAGCACACTCTCCCACACATGCTCAAACTGTTAATCACCCAGAACCCTCAATATGTGATTTTTGATTTGGTTGCAAAATTAACTCTTAAAGTGTTTCACTGTACATGTCTAAAAGTAAAACTGTCCATAATGACATAAAAAAGTTATTTAAACCCTAAATTTAATTGAAAGCTGGAACAGAAACGCTGGGATAGGAGGAAAAGTTATGTAAGGTTACAAAATACTTGGAATATCTCATGACTAATGAGGTTCATTTGCATCAGGTCAATGACATTTTTGGTCCACTCCTGTTTCCGAGCACCAACCAATATTGTGAAAGACGCAATGATAGTGTTTCTCAATTTCAAAGAATCTGGGGTGAAATGATCAGGAGGGAGACTTTTAAATGGCTGTGATTAtcatgtgagaaaaaaacaaacagacatgaTTCTGTCATCAGAATCGAATCAGTTCATAACTGCATCCATACAAAAACAAAGGTACATGACATTCTTTGAGAAAATGATGGACTCCAGGCTAGAGAGGAGAGGGACCATCTTTTGATAATCTGCCCCAATATTTGGATTACATTAAACTTCTTAATCTTATGTCAACATGCACTACAAGTCAGTTTTATTGATTGTCCGTAGAGTAAAGGGACATTCCAGATGATGACAAATGTCAAAGGagcaaacaataaaataaaactgctaCATGTAGGCAGATCTATGAGTATGTGTTCGGCtcattgtgtgtttatataaaagGCTTGTCTTCATATAAATGTTTCCACCAGTGAGAAACTGCACTGAGGCTCAGACAtagttctgtttttctctctgtcaaCTTCTATTTCTGTTGGCCAGCATGACACcacaaagttttgtttttagttgttGCGTGTCATGACTGAGAGGCTTtggcttctgtctgtctctgtctgtttttgatttttttttgtgtctaaaGTTTGGGACAGATCCTTCAGACTGTCTGGATCGTGTTAGAACAGATGAAAGTTAGAGCAAGGAATTTAATGGTGgttgttgcaaaaaaaaaaaaatgagtcctcacatatgtgatgtgtgtgtgtgtgtgtgtgtgtgggtgtgtgaaaaCAACTGTGCATACCCTACATGCCAGTAGAAGAACATGGCATTATGAAGTTTCCGTTTTGGAAAGTATAACTATCCCATTTTTACAGTTGTGCACCCTACAGCACATTCCCGATTTCTCCTGTCCTCCAAGAATGCAACAGCAGGCCTCTTCACTCGCAGCCTTCCAATTCTGCTGCTCTCCGTCTCACCTTCGTCCTTCACCCTCACTGTCAGCTTTCCCACGACTATTAGAACATGTCACATCCTGATAGATGCTCAGTGGAGCAGAGTGCgcacacatgtaaacagatgCGAACATGTTGAATGCACAAATGTCCAGATTACGGGCATCCAGTTGCACAAGTAGGTGCAGTCGTGCTCGAACAGATGCCCGTACACGTGGACTGACGCACGCGAGTAGCTGTGATGTAATCACTGAGGGCTTTTGCACGCACCCCTCATTAACTTTCACCAGAGGCTTTAATGAAAAACCACTGGAGGGGATCTCcactttctctccttcttcccTTCTCATCTTCTCGTTCACTCCCTGCAGtatctcctcatcctcctcctcattcatcTTCCATACtgtgcctccctcctcctcctcctcctcctcctcctctcccgcTACCCCAGTGGTTGGCTTGGCTTCCGCAGAGACAGAGTAAATATTTCCCATGGCTTATCTGACCGCTGGCAGAATGAATATGACACAAAGTGCGAGGCTCTCCTAATTAACACACAGCCTCCGTTCCTCGGGTCAGAGGCCCCGGTGGGGACAGTTAGTATTTTAAGTCTGACACCTCAAATGCACCAGTGTCCCATTCATTATGCTCAGGTATGACACATGGTTTTGTGCAGTCACTGGATACACAGCTAATACTCTTAAAACACCTCTTCTTTTTTGGGGGGCTCTATCTGGTAGAGGTTCAGTGAGGTCAGGATTCattgaaaaacaaagagaggaactttctctctctctctctttctcagccTGGCTTGTGTCCAGGTGCAGTCCAGCCCCTTGGTAATGATGAAGGTGTGACGTGCAGCAACTTCCCTGTTGTGCAATCAGGCTCTTGGGGGCTATAAGACCCCCAACCTCATCTGGTTTCTCAGAGCCTCCAGTCTGttccttcctcacacacacatatacacacagacgcactgaCACAGAGGCATGATCTGGGGTCCGAGGTGCTCAGCTGTGCACATTTGTGTTAGAGGGGCAGAGGAGCGGCTCCTGGGACATGGACTTTAGCCAAAAGACGCATTGAAAAGTGCTGGACTGTTTGGACTGGAAGCTCAGTCATTTCAGGTAAAATGAATTTTTAAATTTCTGTCAGTGAGAACCAGAGTGTGTCTTCATGCTTCTATCACGACTTCAACTGCCTCAACACAAGTTTTACATAATTTCCTATGTGTTTCTGATTGCACGCTTTAAAACTTTCAGTTTTATAGGATGAATTTCTATGTATGTTTTTAAAATTTAATCTAAAACTACATTGACTTTTTTTCATCCAAACAATGTTTCTTTAAATACAATAGATATTAACTGTGCCAGATGATTCCAGTTCATTTGTATGTGTTACATTACTGCTCAGCTGTGGCGTCATGCATTTTTGCAGTGATTAGTTATCAAGTACGACAGCTAATAAACGCCGGAGCCAACGAAAGATTACTGTGCAGAGAAAAGTGGTCTTGGTCCATAAAAGGCAGCTGAATTCTTAATGCACccctgctttgttttgtttgcagctgAACTTGGAAAACTGAAAAGGAAGGGAAGTCAAAACTTGTGACGCAAGGGTACATCCAGTTCCATAATGGCGATCCCAAATGACCTCTCCCTTTTcaactccacctcctccccctctccggCCACAGAGGTCTATGTGAACACCTCCCTGATCCCCTCTGCTCCCCCCTGCACAGACTGGACTCCTGTGCCCATGACCACAGTCATTCCAGCCGTCTACAGTGTCATCTGTGTACTGGGAACCATAGCCAATGccttggcagtgtgtgtgttggcccaTGGCAGCGCCTCAAGGAGAACTGTGGCTAACACCTTCATGCTGAacctgtgtgtttctgatctgctgttcctgctgtctctcccacTGTGGGCCATTTACTACTCCCAGGGCTACAGCTGGTCATTTGGCGAGGTGGCCTGCAAAATCTGTGGAGCTCTTCTGAACCTCAACCTGTACGCGTCCATCTTCTTTATCACATGCATGAGCATGGACCGCTACCTGGCCATTGTGCATCCTCTCCGCTCCCAGAGTGCACGAGACCCCAAACGTGCGCGCCTCACGTGCATCCTGGTGTGGGTCCTGGCCTGTGCTTGCTCTGCCCCAACCTTGGCTCTAAGGAAAACTTACCACCTTGAGGCGCTCGGTGTGGAGGCCTGTGTGATTTTGTATCCAGATCATAACTGGTACCTGACCCTGGCCTGGATGAAGATTGTTCTGGCCTtcctgctgccactgctggtCATATCATGCTGCTACTGTGCTATTGGTAGACATTTGCTGGTTGATACAGGGCTGAGAATGCAGAAACCATCACATCCTCACAACAAACCCTCTTTTAAATCATTGGAGTCCCATGAGAGCGGCGGTAAACCCGACAGACCCCCAACTCCCTGTGTGAGCCCCGGCTCTAGCGGGAGTCGCCCACTGGAGGGCAGGGGGCTGGAGAGAGTGTTGTGGACAGTAGCTGCGGTGGTCTTGGCATTCTTCCTCTGCTGGTTCCCTTTTCACTGTGTGACCTTCTTGGATGTACTGAGGAACGAGGGCTGGTTAGACAACTGCTGGGTGAACTGGACCATCCAAAACCTCACTCCTCTAACCCTCTGCTTGGGCTTTTCCAACTCGGCCATCAACCCTGTACTTTACTGCTTCATAGGGAATCATTTCCGGGGCCGGCTCGGGGGCCTCTGCAAGGGTCTGTGTGCTTGTTTGAAGGCCAGTGGGGAAGAACACAGCCAGAAGAGGGGCTCCTTCAGCACCAGGCTGAGCTCCTTCTCTCGAAAACTCAGTGACCTCAAAGACCTAGCAATAGTGGAGCCCTCTGGTCCTGGTCCTGCGTAGCAGCcaccccttcctctctctctactGGATTCACACCCCAAAGAATGATTCTGCTGAACTCAAATAAGCAGGGATGTGTGAAATGTTAGTATAGCTAAGAGAAATTTCAGCATAGCTCCACTCTGCTGTTCAAAGACAGAAGATATGGAGCTGAGAAACAAAGGGTTTCAAGCCAAAAGGAAAGTTTTGTAAACGTCTTTTCAAACTGATTATTTCACACACTTGGCTCGGACAATCTTAAACAACCTTAAACAACATCATAACTACTGCAGTTGTTATGATTCACTCACGCAGTGTTATTTCTGACCACAGCAGGCAGTTCTATTAAGTGACAAAACTCATTGTACACAACCTGCACAGCAAGGACCCAGCTGACAGCCGCAGTTAGCATCTAGCCAGTGGATGTAAtggagcatttagcagctaaagctataaacacagcagacagagaatGAATAGTGGACTTACTTTTACCAGAAGGAAACAAACATGAGTCCAAATGAAGGATAGTGTTGCTTCATAGCTGCTGCACGTGTCAATCAGTCGAATagtgattattttattttattaacaatgtgtttttgctcacATGagtaaattatatttaaaaaactaaagTCTGTTCACAGCCTGTTGTGTGCAAGGGAGAGCATTACAGGACTGTCAGTGCGGTGTATGGTTTTTTCCTTTCTTaccattggtttgaatgaactcAATATGGAATAATAAACCACATTAGCTGCTAAGATGCTGAATAATCCAAATAGCTTTACTGCAGTAGGCTAACAGCTGCCCAGTTTCACTATAAGGCTGTTTCACCTTTAACATAAtagcatgttttctttttagattTGTTCAATAGTTTTACAAATGTTACATCCTATGTTATGTAAAAACTAATATTAACAAGTCCTACCATGCTACTTTACTGTTCTTTGCGGGGACCAAAATAATACATGTGTAATCCATTTGTAActtttgtattgtattattcTGTAACGTCAGTTTGACTGTATAAGAAATAAAGAGAACAGATATTTCCCTAAACATGTATATTTTTCCTTCATTCTACAAAATGTATTCCTCCTCTGCTCAAGCTCCTGTGTCTAATTTTAGTCCGCTTCCACACATTCTTCTGATTTTGAGAAGCCCGATCCTTTTACAATTTTTAATGTTCCCTTTTCCTCAGTCTCACCCTCTAACAGCTGTGACTGAGAGCTTCTCCCACCTGGGAATGAGAGTGCTGAGATTACTGTCAGCCTGGCAGATGGACATTCAGTCTCCCCGATTATCTTCCCTCTCCCATAATGCCTCACACAGACACCGTACATATCAAGGCCAGATATCATAATCTCATACAAATGTCCTTATGATGCATTCCAGTCCAGTCACTTGTGTTGGTTGAGGGAGCCGCCAGCTAATCAATGATGtatctctgtctgctgtgtatGTGCCGTATAGATCTGCTGCATTCTGCATtgacccccctctctctctctgtgagctgCGAGCCGATGCAGCATGGCGTCATTTTGTTTTGAACTGACAAGAAAGCTGAGCAGATAATCCTGGAAAGATTTTTAGAATGGCCGACTCTGCTtcataaaacagctgtttttcAGAGTAATGTTACACCAAAATATACGTTTTTTCATTTCTATATTTGGCCACTGGGTGGCGCTAAAATGCTATGAAAGCAGTGAATGTAAATGCAGTGGCTGCTTCCCCACTCTGAAGGCCCAAAGTCCCACCGCTCATGATCTTTCTGAGCTGAGGGagaaatggctctgacacagacTGATGACTCACATATAGGCTACAGTTCTGAatgtataaaaacagacatcCTCAACAAAATGCTGCATCAAAGGGAGGACAATGCACTGAATCACGGGGTCAACCTCATAGCAGAAGCTCTTGAGGGGGCTCAAGGCAGTAATGACCATTATAAAATCCATGTGTAAGTAATAAGACGGTGCATCTCAAAGTGACAGATGAGTCAACAGTAACAGGTGTTGAGGATGGCACTGCAATACAACATTGAATATTTTACTCACCAGATCATTAGTTTGACACAACAGAGCCTTCCGACTGATGGGACAGATTGCAGGATGAGGTTGTCCTTCGCTCCacagaatgtgtgtgcacactgcaGCTTCATTAGCTGATTCCTTTCCGTTGTACAAAGCTGCTGCTTGACACACGTTTAACAGAAGACAGACCACTGACACGTGGCTACAAACATGTGCTACGATGTGTACGTGTGATGAGAATTACACACTGGAAGTGTGTGAACTCCTAAACAGCAGGTGGACTGATTTTTTTCTggtctgcaataaaaaaaaaaaaaaaactgtcttcCTCAGTAATTTATTTCAGCAATCTGACTGTGTGAacgtttttatgtttattttctttctgcattttttatAAAGCATTGATGATGCTGTATTTTGCCTATTATGGTATGTAAGTACATAAACAAAGGCTTCAATCAATCTGTCAGTGTATTAGGCTGTCTTTAAATCCAATATTgtaaaataattattatatattataaaagCAGCttgaaaataaagacattttttataCTTATTATATGCTTTATATTATTACTTATTATGTCTTAATATGTCTTGCCTATGCAGTAGTTTCAGGACAACAAAAACCAAATCGTAGgtatacttaatattttataatttctctagaaaacatttaaaaaagatgtCTGATCCTGCTTAATCTAGAGCCGACTGACTGTCCtaatgaggaaaaaacacatctgacatGAAATGTATAAGCACTTAGACATTTATAATCCCAGTGCTTCATACACTGTCCTATATGTTACCAATAAAAGCACATTATTTAGAAATGAAATGGAACTGCATGACTGTCACAGCCGTAGCTCTACAACTCCAAAAGCATCACAAGCACCTATTGTTTTGTCTAAAGTTCCATACTGAAACGGCATCAGTGTATTAAATGTCACTTTGTGTATAAACTTATGTTAAAAATGTGGTGGAAACAGTCTTCATAGGAATTGAGGTCATTGCATAAGCAGTATGTGTCTTCCTGTGTGACAATAGGCAGGTTGCTATTTTTTTCTATATCCCTCTCTTTGTGCTTTCTATTGTTGTGGAAATATTCAGTTAGAATCTTTGAAGTTATTTCCTGTTGAAAAATACAATCATTTCCTGCGAACATACGCCAACACACACGTTTAGGTGTGCGTCTTgtagaaaaagaggaagactgCGAGCAACAAGTCAGAAAGGTTAGAGgttagacagagagagagagagctgctgtcagtgagaggaagaaaaagggaAATCATAAAGCCTGCTTGCAAAACCTCAAGGCTGACTGAACAGACATTTGAAACAGCAAGCAGCAGGTATCAAATGAGAGGCTGGACAGCTGCCTTACCTGTGGTCCCAGTGTAGAGAAGATACAGTGAAGACAAAAAGACTTTGCCTGCAGTAAAAAAACAGTtgaaagggagaaagagagagaaagaggagacgagtggagaggagaggaggcactcaggagcagaaaagaaaagcatATCTGGAGAAAAGCTGTGATGGAAAACCTGCCAGTCTACCACGGACCCATCGGCAAAGAAGAAGGGGAGCGGCGGCTGGGCCAGGACGGGCGGAATGGGTGCTACCTGGTCCGTAACAGTGACTCTGTGTCGGGCGTCtactgcctgtgtgtgctgtgagtaTTAACACAAATTGAGTCATATCtgtctttgttcttcttctttaggcTGTCACTGAGACCTCATAATCACATCAACACATACGTAATCCTATTTTCTACTGTTAAGAGATTATTGATCCCCTtatgtttaagaaaaaaaatgcacaaaggCTTAAATGGAGAAGCTGAGTATTAAGAGAAACCAGCAGTTTGTTATTAAGTGTGAAATGATGGTGACAGTAGGGACAAATATGAGATGAACTCAGGGTCAcaggtctttgtgtgtgtgtgtgtgtgtgcaggttcaACGGATACGTCTACACATACAGGATCCACCAGGATGATGCAGGCTCCTGGGCTGCAGATGTgagacatttctttcttttttgcctt
This window encodes:
- the apool gene encoding MICOS complex subunit MIC27 isoform X2; translation: MAAKVVMVAVPAVLGIASIRVYTVNEAPTDGVAIRERLNIYTPLHSSKVKFVAESPGVIERGLTTARETVLPLVYAVKGACVSVKRGSVNLYHAGEDVYYYLKDPPLGFLPRLGTITMAGLLGMFLARKGSRFKRLAVPLGLMSAGASVCYPAQAVAVLKVTGRKVYAAGQWSSAAVSSLLTSKEPVAKEIVASQPQSATVPNSEAAAAPEPSSPTATAAQSSTISETEVESAESVPVSDEPIVAVITDEKSSVTLTDISPEQAPTETSSDTFANSVPVVTTAPSEELPAPVESDDGKQAGLSAEATASSETIEADPVESVVPETAPVESVVPETAPVDSVTAETAPVESVIAETAPVESVTAETAPVESVTAETAPVESVVPETAPVESVPVDAAQVESVVPETAPVVSVVPETAPVESVVHETAPVESVTAETAPVESVTAETAPVESVTAETALVESAPVESVTAETAQVESVTAETAPVESAPVESVTAETAQVESVTAATAPLESVTAATAPVESVTAETAPVESAPAETAPVESAPADTAPDDSVPAETATVDTAPVESVSAESMPVESDPVKPDPVEPAEEAPVGESAELSDLRKDLEETSLPTTTTAPPLEHTATKEGSGFKPDASLMDFGQSNPEDEDLYSTRS